One genomic window of Bacillota bacterium includes the following:
- a CDS encoding ABC transporter permease, which produces DWEGFWTSLKHLALPVISLSLGSMAQIMRLTRSSMIEELRKDYVVAATAYGLPRAVVVYRYALKNAISSTLTVVGLSYGFLLGNAFLVETVFSWPGMASYGVQSVLYKDFNAVVAVTMVVGVVFAVANFLVDICYGYLDPRIKYGEE; this is translated from the coding sequence GACTGGGAGGGTTTCTGGACGAGCCTGAAACACCTGGCATTGCCGGTAATATCCCTGTCCTTGGGGAGCATGGCTCAGATCATGCGCCTCACCCGTTCCAGCATGATAGAGGAACTCCGCAAAGACTACGTGGTGGCAGCGACCGCTTACGGGCTACCCCGGGCAGTGGTGGTCTACCGTTACGCTCTGAAAAACGCTATCAGCTCCACGCTCACCGTGGTCGGGCTGAGTTACGGTTTCCTGCTCGGCAATGCGTTCCTCGTCGAGACGGTGTTTTCGTGGCCTGGAATGGCTTCCTACGGGGTGCAGAGTGTGCTGTACAAGGACTTCAATGCGGTGGTGGCCGTAACCATGGTGGTTGGGGTAGTGTTCGCCGTGGCGAATTTCCTCGTCGACATCTGTTACGGTTACCTGGACCCCAGGATTAAGTATGGGGAAGAGTGA